DNA from Polaribacter sp. NJDZ03:
TGTTTGTTAAATGATGCTAGCTTGGTAATATACGGTTTCAGTATTGCTTCATCCCCTTTAAAAACAGGAATAAAGTTTTTAAGATACGTTTCTGAATCCTCTTTTTTATCACTCGCATATTTAAAATAATCTGCAATATATAATTCACTTTCTACTTCACTTGGTTGGTAACCTAGCATTAAAAAAGATTGATCTTCTGCATTATCTAAATGAAATGGAGTACTAACTTGTTGGTCAAAACGAACCAACCAATGATAGCTTAATTTTTTATTGAATCGCCTTGTTGTAAATGCAGATAATTCTTTTTTTAAAGAAACCATAATAGCTCTAAGTTGCAATGAGGTTCTATTTTTACCAAAGTCAAGGTACACAAAACCAGGCGCATCAGTATTTGTTCTAAATACATTTTCTACGCAATGTTCTGCTATTTCTTTTATGTTGACTTCCTTAATTTCCATGTTACCTTACATCGCTTTTTATAAAGATGTTACTTATAAGTTACTAGAATATCTGCTACTTTTTTTAAATTCGATGCTACAATTTCTGTTTCTGGAGCCAACGGAAATAATTGCTGACCAGGTCTTGCTACAAAAGCAGCTCTAAAACCAGCATTCATTGCTCCATATACATCCCAACCATGTGCTGCAATTAACATGCATTCTTCTGGTTTTGCATTCATTTTTGATGCTCCCCAAAGGTAAGTCTCTGTAAAAGGTTTAAACTTACCAGTTTCTTCTACACTTAACATTTCATCAAAATAATCTGTTAAGCCAGCATTTTTAAATTGATTTTTTAAACCTTCGGTAGAAGAATTTGTAAAGGCAACTAATTTGTAACCCGCTTGTTTTAATTGAAGCAATGCTTCTTTTACTTCTGGGTGAGGAGGTAGGTTTTGCAGCGCAGTAGTAGTTACTTTTCGTGCGTTTTCTTCAGATAATTTAATTCCATTATTTGCAGCAACCATTTGCAACGCAGCAGCTCCAATATGCCCAAAAGGTTTATAATCTCCACTAGCAGATGTTACTAAAGAATACTGTAACATCGTTGTAAACCATAAAGGCAATAATTCTTCTTTTCCGCCTAAAGCGGCACCAACCTGTTTTTTCATTTTGGTAAGATCTAAAAGAGTTTCATTTACATCAAAAAAAAGTACTTTCGGTTTTATGTTACGGTTGTTTTTCATCTTTAAAAAGTAATCAATTCACTAATTTGAAGTTCTCCTTTTACATTACTGTAGTTTTTTATGTCGGCAGCAAATACAGCTGCATGAGGGTCAAATGACTCTTTAAAAGAAGCAACATCATCAAATAATAAATGAGCGATTGCTACATAAGGAGCAGGTTCTCCAGGAACTCTACTTCCAACGCCTAAATCTAATTCTAAACCTTTTAAAGCACTACCAACGGCTTTAGAAATCATAGGTAAATGACTTGTTTTATAATATGCTACATCAAACTTTACATCTTTAGAGTTTGGGTACATTACAGATACTTTTATCATAATTATGTGTTTTTATAGGTGTTTTTTTATTCTGAAAGATTTGCTAAAACAATATTTTCTGAAAAGCTTTGGTAAGCACTTTCAAATTGTTTTGCCATTGCATCTGGAAATAAATGAAAGTCGCCAGATTTTAATGCTTTTACAATTCCTTCGGATATTTCTGTGGCAGATGCGCCTCCGTCAAAACCAGCAGCAGCACTCATATCTGTAGCAACAGGACCAGGATGTACACTTAAAACGAAAACGCCTTTTGCACCTAATTCGTTTCTTAAGCCTTGTGTTAAAGAGTAAGAAGCAGCTTTTGAAGCTGAATAGGTAGAAACCTGCTCGAAGTTTTTTAAAGAAGCAATAGAATTTAATTGTACTAAAGCGCCTTTTTTATCTTCTAATATTTTTGCAAAAGCATTGGCAACTCTTAATAAACCAAAAGCATTTACTTGCAACTGATTCATAAAATCGCTTTCTGCATCTTCACCAATTGTAGGGTAAGGGGTTCCTATACCTGCATTATTAACAACAATGTCTACATCATTTGCTTTTTGTGCCAATTCGTTAATAGAAGCTGTATTAGAAACATCCGCTTTTAGCGGAACTACTTTAGCTCCATATTTTTCTACTAATTCTTTTGTAGAGTTTACATCTCTTACGGCTAGATATACTTTTTTAGCACCATGATTTATAAAGGATTCTACAATTGCTTTTCCAATACCTCTGTTGGCACCAGTTACTAAAGCAATTTTATTTTCTATTGAAATACTCATGTATTGTAAAATTTAAAGTATTAAATATAAGATAAACCTTCCGTAAAAAAATACGAAAGGTTTATAGATGTTACTATGTAATTAAAAAATTACCTAATTATTTTTTTTCCCAAGCAAAAGCTTTAAAGGCAGCATCTACAGGTGTATTTGCAATATGGTTTGTGTAGTTACTAATTACTTTTTGAGACAAACCTAAAATAATTTCTAAAACTTGTTTCTCTTCGTAACCTGCTGCATAAAATGCATCTAAATCATCTTGAGTAACGTTACCACGATTACGAGTAATTGTTAAAGCCATTGTACGTAATGCTTCTAATTTTGCATCTTCTAAAGGAGTTTCGTTACGTAAAGCCTCTATAATTGCATCATCTACTTTCATCATTTTTGCAATTCCTGTGTGTGCAGGTACACAATAATGACATGAATGTTCTACGTTTATTGCTTGCCATACAACTGTTAACTCTTCATCGTTAAAAGAGGTATTTGTAAACAATTCATGTAATACTTGGTAAGCATCTAAAAGTTGAGGTGAAGCAGCTAAAACACCATGTAAACCAGGTATCATACCATATGCTTTTTGAGATTTTGCTAATAATGCTTTACTTTCTTCTGGTGCTGTTTCGCTGTTGTGAATTTTTAAAGTTGTCATAATTTTTGTTTTTATATTTATAATTTATGTTAAATTTAACTAAACAATCGTTTAGTTATCTGGTAAAAAAAAGTTTATATATTTATAAACGTCATTTCTATGTAATCTTCTATTTCTTTTGGAGTATTTACTCTAGTTGCTGCTGCTAAACCGTGTTTTGCTAATAATAAAAAGTTAGCTTGTTTTAGTACAGTAGCTTTATCTTTAGAGGTATCTTTTTGTAATTTTTCTATAAATAAATCCTTAAGATTTACCATAAAAGAATTCATTTGTTCTTTTATTAATGCGTCTTCACTTTCAGAAAACTCATTATAAGTATTAGTTACTAAACATCCTTTTTGAGCACTTCCTTTATGATCAATGTATACAGAATCGTAAAAGAATTGTTTAATATCTTCTACACCATTTTGTGCTTTCTTAAATTTCTCTAAAATTACATTAACCTTTACTTTATAACTTTTTAAGCTTTCTAAAAACAAGCCATGTTTGTTACCAAAACTAGCATATATAGAAAACTTATTAATACCCATTTCTTTTTCGAGCATTTGCATAGAAGTTGTCTGGTAGCCATTTCGCCAAAATAGGTTCATTGCTTTTTCAACTACTTCGTCTTCGTTATATTGTTTCTTTCTTGCCATTATTTCTAATTACAATGCAAAACTAAACAATCGTTTAGTAATAAAAAAACAATTTGATGTTTTCTTTTAAGTTTTATGATAATATTAAGAAATAGAGAGGTGTTTAGGTGTTAAAAATTCCTGCATTCTTAGTCTTTAAAAATAGCGCTAACAAATAAGGTGACTTTTGCTTTCTTGTATAAATTAGTACTTTTTTTGTAGGTTGAGTAATGCTTATCCATTTATAGGAATATAGATTAGACTATAAAAGCATCTTGAATTAGTGGTAAAAAATGTTATTTTTGCCAAATGAATGATTTTTTTGAGAAAATTAAAGAGTTGCAAGACGAAAGCATTAGATCTAAGCACGAGCAACTAGTTAATGGAGTTATTAATGCTATTAACGAAAAAATTGTTAAAAAAGGCGACAAACTTCCTTCTATAAATAAAATGGTAAGTGAAATTGGTTTTGCTAGAAAAACAATTGTAAAAGCTTACGAAGATTTAAAAAATAGAGGTATTGTAGAATCTAAAAACTTTAAAGGGTATTATGTAGCCAACGTAAATACTAAATCTCAATTAAAGGTTGCTTTGTTATTGTTTGCTTTTCAATCTTTTCATGAAGATTTTTACAATACATTTAGAAAATCTTTAGGTAAAAATTATCAAATAGATATTTTCTTTCATCATAATAATGCAGCTATTTTTAAAAATATATTAGAGACTATAAATGGGAAATATGGTATGTATGTAATTGCACCAATACCC
Protein-coding regions in this window:
- a CDS encoding haloacid dehalogenase type II produces the protein MKNNRNIKPKVLFFDVNETLLDLTKMKKQVGAALGGKEELLPLWFTTMLQYSLVTSASGDYKPFGHIGAAALQMVAANNGIKLSEENARKVTTTALQNLPPHPEVKEALLQLKQAGYKLVAFTNSSTEGLKNQFKNAGLTDYFDEMLSVEETGKFKPFTETYLWGASKMNAKPEECMLIAAHGWDVYGAMNAGFRAAFVARPGQQLFPLAPETEIVASNLKKVADILVTYK
- a CDS encoding EthD family reductase — its product is MIKVSVMYPNSKDVKFDVAYYKTSHLPMISKAVGSALKGLELDLGVGSRVPGEPAPYVAIAHLLFDDVASFKESFDPHAAVFAADIKNYSNVKGELQISELITF
- a CDS encoding TetR/AcrR family transcriptional regulator, whose protein sequence is MARKKQYNEDEVVEKAMNLFWRNGYQTTSMQMLEKEMGINKFSIYASFGNKHGLFLESLKSYKVKVNVILEKFKKAQNGVEDIKQFFYDSVYIDHKGSAQKGCLVTNTYNEFSESEDALIKEQMNSFMVNLKDLFIEKLQKDTSKDKATVLKQANFLLLAKHGLAAATRVNTPKEIEDYIEMTFINI
- a CDS encoding carboxymuconolactone decarboxylase family protein yields the protein MTTLKIHNSETAPEESKALLAKSQKAYGMIPGLHGVLAASPQLLDAYQVLHELFTNTSFNDEELTVVWQAINVEHSCHYCVPAHTGIAKMMKVDDAIIEALRNETPLEDAKLEALRTMALTITRNRGNVTQDDLDAFYAAGYEEKQVLEIILGLSQKVISNYTNHIANTPVDAAFKAFAWEKK
- a CDS encoding SDR family oxidoreductase; this translates as MSISIENKIALVTGANRGIGKAIVESFINHGAKKVYLAVRDVNSTKELVEKYGAKVVPLKADVSNTASINELAQKANDVDIVVNNAGIGTPYPTIGEDAESDFMNQLQVNAFGLLRVANAFAKILEDKKGALVQLNSIASLKNFEQVSTYSASKAASYSLTQGLRNELGAKGVFVLSVHPGPVATDMSAAAGFDGGASATEISEGIVKALKSGDFHLFPDAMAKQFESAYQSFSENIVLANLSE